The following are from one region of the Magallana gigas chromosome 6, xbMagGiga1.1, whole genome shotgun sequence genome:
- the LOC109620520 gene encoding uncharacterized protein: MSTHEREKDQQGHLDDQGNMEMEEKDPRTSGRLHEKTQKGHELYLENLNKQKSKLAKLEKRINSDILESTSTSDSAVLVKVCDRIEANLKNYENTYHECCEYLNRQNNEESFKELDLMNKCFTPFHDNVIQCLQKLKPSQTRKKTDEESTSSRLSIKSLQKLEEAKTKLKITERAIELKRQKSKLIIEENLNVAKYKQAQEDLENELELLKCQGELELAESKKVFGNCPSPAVATFGLRKSVENSEQDIKDFVNNNFYVDDALTSVPNASQAIDLLKRTRTALKTNGNINLHKVASNNKEVMLAFSKEDLSKEIKQLDLEKDLLPVHHSLGLLWDLSTDSFLFDVNFPEKPNTRRGYLSMLHSIYDPLGFIGPLVICGKIILCEITTKCDWDDDVDSSYVHRWESWKRSISSLQNISIPRMYITKSLSLCDHVELYVFCDASEQAVSAVSYIKVPDEIRSEVSFVFGKVKLAPLHGHSMPRLELCAALMAVEIAETVKRHLNITFVNTWFYSDSKIVLGYISNHTKRFYNYVANRVERILRSSSPSQWNYVKSEENPSDVGTRGLSTAEDLSCKWLKGPEFLHISKDLVKEYFPLVNPHDDKEIRINANKLMLKTADLTNRFERFSTWNSLISAVTVLKTAARKWKHMTFDSLTIKQESELFVVKETQKTFFLEELLCLQDQKPLPRDSSIRNLCPYLDQDGIMRIGGRLNLSVLPMEQKNPIILPRKSHVAKLIVLHFHEKTVAHQGRHITEGVIRNNGYWVIGARKLISSVIHKCVVCKRLRGNLMSQKMADLPSSRVTPGPPFSAVGVDTFGPWSIVTRKTRGGVAESKRWAIMFTCLTTRAVHIELVESMSSSSFINALRRFIALRGNVCELRSDRGTNFIGATGDLNIDVIQGPVKHFLDQSKIKWIFNAPHSSHMGGVWERMIGVTRRILDALLLGPKGKNLTHEVLSTLMAEVTAIMNSRPITTISSDPDMPFVLSPAILLNQKISGHFSTCVKDSIRDLYKEQWKQVQVLSDFFWKQWNDQYLHTLQSRRKWTTETPNLKPGDVVIVRDKDIARCQWPVGLVEEVIQSVDELVRKVRVRLIVNGKPCTYMRPISELIRLIE, translated from the exons ATGTCTACACATGAAAGGGAGAAGGATCAGCAAGGACACTTGGATGATCAAGGAAACATGGAAATGGAGGAGAAAGATCCAAGAACTTCAGGTCGTTTACATGAGAAAACACAGAAAGGACATGAACTATATTTAGAAAATCTCAACAAGCAGAAAAGCAAGTTGGCTAAATtagaaaaaagaattaattcTGACATTCTTGAATCTACTTCAACATCCGATTCAGCAGTTcttgttaaagtgtgtgatagGATTGAAgctaatttgaaaaattatgagAATACATACCATGAGTGTTGTGAATATTTGAATAGACAGAACAATGAAGAAAGTTTCAAAGAACTAGATTTGATGAACAAGTGTTTTACTCCATTTCATGACAATGTTATTCAGtgtttacaaaaattgaaaCCTTCACAAACAAGGAAGAAAACAGATGAAGAGTCAACGTCAAGTAGATTAAGCATTAAATCTCTTCAGAAATTAGAAGAAGCTAAAACAAAGTTGAAAATAACAGAGAGAGCCATTGAATTAAAGCGTCAAAAGTCCAAACTGATCATTGAAGAAAACTTGAATGTTGCTAAATACAAACAAGCACAGGAAGATTTAGAAAATGAGTTAGAATTGTTGAAGTGTCAGGGAGAACTGGAGCTTGCAGAGTCGaag AAAGTTTTTGGAAATTGTCCATCGCCGGCTGTGGCTACCTTTGGATTACGCAAAAGTGTGGAGAATTCCGAGCAAGATATCAAAGACTTTGTGAATAACAACTTCTATGTAGATGATGCCTTAACATCTGTTCCAAATGCTTCGCAAGCGATCGACCTATTGAAAAGAACTCGGACTGCGTTGAAAACCAATGGTAACATCAATCTCCACAAAGTTGCATCAAACAATAAAGAAGTGATGTTAGCTTTCTCCAAAGAAGACCTGAGTAAAGAAATCAAACAACTGGATTTAGAGAAAGACCTTCTTCCTGTACACCATAGTCTTGGTCTATTATGGGATTTGTCAACTGATAGTTTCCTGTTTGATGTCAACTTCCCAGAGAAACCAAACACTAGACGTGGCTACCTGTCTATGTTGCACAGCATATATGATCCTCTGGGATTCATTGGACCACTCGTTATTTGTGGAAAAATCATCCTTTGCGAAATTACGACAAAATGTGATTGGGATGACGATGTCGATAGTTCATATGTACATCGATGGGAATCTTGGAAAAGGTCCATTTCATCACTTCAGAACATTTCCATTCCTCGAATGTATATCACAAAATCGTTGAGCCTTTGTGACCATGTAGAGCTTTATGTATTTTGTGATGCCTCCGAACAAGCAGTGTCAGCAGTGTCATACATCAAAGTTCCAGATGAGATAAGGAGTGAAGTATCATTTGTGTTTGGCAAAGTGAAATTGGCCCCTTTACATGGACATTCAATGCCAAGATTAGAACTTTGCGCTGCTCTTATGGCAGTTGAAATAGCAGAAACTGTTAAGAGACATTTAAACATTACTTTTGTCAACACATGGTTCTATTCTGACAGCAAAATTGTGCTAGGTTACATCAGTAATCATACCAAACGTTTTTACAACTACGTGGCCAATCGTGTGGAACGCATTTTACGATCATCTAGCCCTTCCCAGTGGAATTATGTAAAATCTGAGGAAAACCCATCTGATGTAGGAACAAGAGGATTAAGTACAGCCGAAGACTTGAGCTGTAAGTGGCTTAAAGGACCTGAATTTCTGCATATCAGCAAAGACCTTGTAAAAGAATACTTTCCACTCGTGAACCCTCATGACGATAAAGAAATCCGCATAAATGCAAACAAGTTAATGTTGAAGACCGCAGACCTCACAAATCGTTTTGAGAGATTTTCTACATGGAATTCCCTAATATCTGCAGTTACAGTGCTAAAAACAGCTGCtagaaaatggaagcatatgACATTCGATTCTTTAACCATAAAACAAGAAAGTGAACTATTTGTTGTGAAAGAAACACAGAAAACGTTTTTCTTAGAAGAACTCTTGTGTTTACAAGACCAGAAACCATTGCCTCGAGACAGCTCAATAAGGAATCTATGCCCATATTTGGATCAGGACGGTATTATGAGAATAGGAGGCAGATTAAACCTTAGTGTACTTCCAATGGAGCAAAAGAACCCAATTATCCTTCCTAGGAAATCGCATGTTGCAAAATTGATTGTGCTACATTTCCATGAAAAAACAGTTGCTCATCAGGGAAGGCACATTACGGAGGGTGTCATAAGGAATAATGGCTACTGGGTGATCGGTGCAAGGAAACTGATTTCATCAGTGATTCATAAGTGTGTTGTGTGTAAAAGATTACGTGGAAACTTGATGTCTCAGAAAATGGCAGATTTACCATCATCTAGAGTAACTCCAGGACCTCCGTTTAGTGCTGTAGGTGTGGATACCTTTGGCCCCTGGTCGATTGTGACACGTAAAACCAGAGGAGGTGTTGCTGAAAGCAAGCGATGGGCTATTATGTTTACGTGTCTGACGACAAGAGCTGTTCATATCGAGCTGGTGGAATCCATGTCAAGCTCATCATTCATCAATGCATTACGAAGATTTATTGCCCTCCGTGGAAACGTTTGTGAACTGCGATCTGACCGTGGGACAAATTTCATTGGAGCTACCGGAGATCTTAACATAGATGTGATACAAGGTCCAGTAAAGCACTTCTTAGACCAGTCAAAGATAAAGTGGATTTTTAATGCCCCTCACTCTTCCCACATGGGAGGAGTGTGGGAAAGGATGATAGGGGTAACACGACGTATCTTAGATGCTCTACTATTAGGACCAAAGGGAAAGAATCTCACTCATGAGGTTCTTAGTACATTGATGGCCGAAGTGACAGCAATCATGAACTCTAGACCGATTACTACGATATCAAGCGATCCAGATATGCCTTTTGTGTTGAGCCCTGCAATACTATTGAATCAGAAAATATCGGGACATTTCTCTACCTGTGTGAAAGATAGCATTCGTGACCTGTATAAGGAACAGTGGAAACAAGTGCAAGTACTTTCCGATTTCTTCTGGAAGCAGTGGAATGATCAATATCTTCATACCTTACAGTCTCGCCGTAAGTGGACCACTGAAACACCTAACCTTAAACCTGGGGATGTTGTGATCGTTAGAGATAAAGATATAGCGCGATGCCAGTGGCCTGTGGGACTTGTGGAGGAAGTTATCCAAAGTGTTGATGAACTTGTGCGAAAAGTCCGCGTACGCCTTATTGTGAATGGGAAACCATGTACTTATATGAGACCTATCAGTGAACTAATTCGCCTCATTGAATAG